One Amaranthus tricolor cultivar Red isolate AtriRed21 chromosome 10, ASM2621246v1, whole genome shotgun sequence genomic window carries:
- the LOC130825621 gene encoding uncharacterized protein LOC130825621 isoform X2: protein MGSEAKLKSWVSHKLMSLLGYSQPTVVQYIIGFSNQASSSGDVVGKLVEFGLSSSTETRAFAEEIYARLPRKNAGVNSLCDSATAPSPFSFLFFAATSSQCDCAPSPSSSLRHQDLGAITQLKLQWAKTSPLSCARRETGLERKS from the exons ATGGGTAGTGAAGCCAAATTAAAATCATGGGTCTCCCACAAATTGATGTCTCTTTTGGGCTACTCTCAACCTACTGTTGTCCAATACATTATTGGTTTCT CTAATCAAGCTTCTTCCTCTGGAGATGTTGTGGGAAAACTTGTGGAGTTTGGGCTATCATCGTCTACTGAAACACGTGCTTTTGCAGAAGAGATTTATGCTCGCCTTCCTCGTAAAAATGCTGGAGTTAAT TCTCTGTGTGACAGTGCGACTGCGCCTTCGCCCTTTTCCTTCCTCTTCTTTGCGGCAACTTCTTCTCAGTGTGACTGTgcgccttctccttcctcttctctgcggcaccaag ACTTAGGTGCCATCACCCAGCTGAAGCTCCAATGGGCCAAGACAAGCCCCTTGTCATGCGCTAGGAGGGAGACGGGCCTCGAAAGGAAAAGCTAA
- the LOC130825621 gene encoding pre-mRNA-splicing factor ATP-dependent RNA helicase DEAH1-like isoform X3, with amino-acid sequence MGSEAKLKSWVSHKLMSLLGYSQPTVVQYIIGFSNQASSSGDVVGKLVEFGLSSSTETRAFAEEIYARLPRKNAGVNSLCDSATAPSPFSFLFFAATSSQCDCAPSPSSSLRHQAFIK; translated from the exons ATGGGTAGTGAAGCCAAATTAAAATCATGGGTCTCCCACAAATTGATGTCTCTTTTGGGCTACTCTCAACCTACTGTTGTCCAATACATTATTGGTTTCT CTAATCAAGCTTCTTCCTCTGGAGATGTTGTGGGAAAACTTGTGGAGTTTGGGCTATCATCGTCTACTGAAACACGTGCTTTTGCAGAAGAGATTTATGCTCGCCTTCCTCGTAAAAATGCTGGAGTTAAT TCTCTGTGTGACAGTGCGACTGCGCCTTCGCCCTTTTCCTTCCTCTTCTTTGCGGCAACTTCTTCTCAGTGTGACTGTgcgccttctccttcctcttctctgcggcaccaag CTTTTATAAAATGA
- the LOC130825621 gene encoding uncharacterized protein LOC130825621 isoform X1 has protein sequence MGSEAKLKSWVSHKLMSLLGYSQPTVVQYIIGFSNQASSSGDVVGKLVEFGLSSSTETRAFAEEIYARLPRKNAGVNSLCDSATAPSPFSFLFFAATSSQCDCAPSPSSSLRHQEKNQSLHREIKRLRCHHPAEAPMGQDKPLVMR, from the exons ATGGGTAGTGAAGCCAAATTAAAATCATGGGTCTCCCACAAATTGATGTCTCTTTTGGGCTACTCTCAACCTACTGTTGTCCAATACATTATTGGTTTCT CTAATCAAGCTTCTTCCTCTGGAGATGTTGTGGGAAAACTTGTGGAGTTTGGGCTATCATCGTCTACTGAAACACGTGCTTTTGCAGAAGAGATTTATGCTCGCCTTCCTCGTAAAAATGCTGGAGTTAAT TCTCTGTGTGACAGTGCGACTGCGCCTTCGCCCTTTTCCTTCCTCTTCTTTGCGGCAACTTCTTCTCAGTGTGACTGTgcgccttctccttcctcttctctgcggcaccaag AAAAAAACCAAAGCTTACACCGTGAAATCAAAAGACTTAGGTGCCATCACCCAGCTGAAGCTCCAATGGGCCAAGACAAGCCCCTTGTCATGCGCTAG